The following proteins are co-located in the Streptomyces bottropensis ATCC 25435 genome:
- a CDS encoding alpha/beta fold hydrolase, with product MSAATVSFQVPSPLGPRPVTVSYTREGTGEPLLLLHGIGHHRQAWDPVTHILAAEREVITVDLPGFGESPALPDGLTYDLPTTTAVFGAFCEALELDRPHVAGNSLGGLLALELGREKLVRSVTALSPAGFWNEAERRYAFGILLTMRHMARRLPLPLVERLSRSTAGRTALTSTIYARPGRRSPEAVVAETLALASATGFDDTLRAGGSVLFTDDIPGLPITVAWGSRDWLLVPRQGVRAKRVIPGARLVRLPGCGHCPMNDDPALVARVILDGSR from the coding sequence ATGTCCGCCGCCACGGTCTCCTTCCAGGTCCCCTCCCCGCTCGGCCCGCGGCCCGTGACCGTCTCCTACACGCGCGAGGGCACCGGCGAGCCCCTGCTCCTGCTGCACGGCATCGGCCACCACCGGCAGGCCTGGGACCCGGTGACACACATTTTGGCGGCCGAACGCGAGGTCATCACCGTGGACCTCCCCGGGTTCGGCGAGTCCCCCGCGCTGCCGGACGGCCTCACCTACGACCTGCCCACGACGACGGCCGTGTTCGGCGCCTTCTGCGAGGCCCTGGAGCTCGACCGTCCCCATGTGGCGGGCAACTCCCTCGGCGGTCTGCTGGCCCTGGAACTGGGCCGCGAGAAGCTCGTGCGATCCGTCACCGCCCTGTCCCCGGCCGGGTTCTGGAACGAGGCCGAGCGGCGCTACGCGTTCGGCATCCTGCTCACCATGCGGCACATGGCGCGGCGGCTGCCCCTGCCATTGGTCGAACGCCTGTCCCGTTCGACGGCCGGCCGCACCGCTCTGACGAGCACCATCTACGCCCGTCCGGGCCGCCGTTCACCCGAGGCGGTGGTCGCCGAGACCCTCGCGCTGGCGAGTGCCACCGGGTTCGACGACACCCTGCGGGCCGGCGGCAGCGTCCTGTTCACCGACGACATCCCGGGGCTTCCGATCACCGTGGCCTGGGGCAGCCGGGACTGGCTGCTCGTCCCCCGGCAGGGTGTGCGGGCCAAGCGGGTCATCCCCGGCGCCCGACTGGTGCGGCTGCCCGGCTGCGGCCACTGCCCCATGAACGACGACCCCGCCCTGGTCGCACGCGTCATCCTCGACGGCAGCCGCTGA
- a CDS encoding RNA polymerase sigma-70 factor: MTTDIATDVFEEHRSVLMGVAYRMLGRVADAEDVVQEAWLRWSGADRSEVREPRGYLVRVTTRLAIDRLRQVRSRDEAYPGPWLPEPYVTDYGATVPDTAERAVLADTVSLAVLVVMESLSPLERAVFVLREAFGYPYAEIAAMIDRAEPAVRQLAGRARRHVDERRPRYEVDPAERRELTERFLAAAAGGDLDRLMALLAPDVRLVGDGGGLGKAPVRVLETADKVGRFLHGVAGKGLVDASFRFLEVNGGLAVVLLSGGKVDSVFQLDAADGRIQCVYILRNPEKLLSLPEMTEEQ; encoded by the coding sequence GTGACGACCGATATCGCGACCGACGTCTTCGAAGAGCACCGCTCCGTCCTCATGGGAGTCGCCTACCGCATGCTCGGCCGGGTCGCCGACGCGGAGGACGTGGTCCAGGAGGCCTGGCTGCGCTGGTCCGGCGCCGACCGGTCCGAGGTGCGCGAACCGCGCGGCTACCTGGTCCGCGTCACCACCCGGCTCGCCATCGACCGGCTGCGCCAGGTGCGGTCGCGTGACGAGGCGTACCCCGGCCCGTGGCTGCCCGAGCCGTACGTCACCGACTACGGGGCCACTGTGCCGGACACCGCCGAGCGGGCCGTCCTCGCCGACACCGTCTCGCTCGCCGTCCTCGTCGTCATGGAATCCCTCTCGCCCCTCGAACGGGCGGTGTTCGTGCTGAGGGAGGCCTTCGGCTACCCCTACGCCGAGATCGCCGCCATGATCGACCGTGCCGAGCCCGCCGTGCGCCAGCTCGCCGGGCGCGCCCGCAGGCACGTCGACGAGCGGCGTCCGCGTTACGAGGTGGATCCGGCCGAACGCCGCGAGCTGACCGAACGGTTCCTCGCCGCCGCGGCCGGCGGTGACCTGGACCGACTGATGGCGCTGCTGGCCCCGGACGTGCGTCTGGTGGGCGACGGCGGCGGTCTGGGCAAGGCCCCGGTGCGTGTCCTCGAAACCGCCGACAAGGTGGGGCGGTTCCTGCACGGCGTGGCCGGAAAGGGCCTGGTGGACGCCTCGTTCCGCTTCCTGGAGGTCAACGGCGGCCTCGCGGTGGTCCTCCTGTCCGGCGGCAAGGTCGACAGCGTGTTCCAGCTCGATGCCGCCGACGGGCGTATCCAGTGCGTCTACATCCTGCGGAACCCCGAGAAACTGCTCTCCCTGCCGGAGATGACGGAGGAGCAGTAG
- a CDS encoding GntR family transcriptional regulator, whose translation MGTQQLETVPEPKYWHLKTVLSEALDSEFSVGEILPNERDLAARFGVARATLRQALEQLELEGRLQRRRGVGTTVAPPRVGVAVGTEQHAWPGTADDSWQAVDCGSAAPPAAVAGILESGHGEQVHVVRRSRMSHGQPVAAELLYIPADSVPALSAIDAPSGAARARAVLRELQRLELEGQDRSVELGSARAEDAKELDRLPGAPVLVVTTRFYAEGRTAAVSLATYRADTCRLTFGDSGGVEIHHGPERRAS comes from the coding sequence GTGGGGACCCAGCAGCTCGAAACGGTGCCGGAACCGAAGTACTGGCATCTGAAGACCGTGCTCAGTGAGGCATTGGACTCCGAGTTCTCGGTGGGAGAGATCCTGCCCAACGAACGTGATCTCGCGGCCCGCTTCGGGGTCGCACGGGCCACGCTCCGCCAGGCGCTGGAGCAGCTCGAACTGGAGGGCCGGCTGCAGCGCCGTCGCGGCGTCGGCACCACCGTGGCGCCTCCGCGCGTGGGCGTGGCGGTCGGCACCGAACAGCACGCGTGGCCGGGCACGGCCGACGACTCCTGGCAGGCCGTGGACTGTGGGTCCGCCGCGCCGCCCGCCGCGGTCGCCGGCATCCTGGAGAGCGGGCACGGCGAGCAGGTGCACGTCGTGCGCCGCTCCCGCATGTCGCACGGCCAGCCCGTCGCCGCCGAGCTGCTGTACATCCCGGCGGACTCGGTACCCGCCCTCTCCGCCATAGACGCGCCCTCGGGTGCCGCACGCGCGCGTGCCGTGCTGCGCGAGCTGCAGCGCCTGGAGCTGGAGGGGCAGGACCGCTCGGTGGAGCTGGGGTCCGCCCGCGCGGAGGACGCCAAGGAGCTCGACCGGCTGCCCGGCGCGCCCGTCCTCGTCGTCACCACCCGCTTCTACGCCGAGGGGCGCACGGCGGCGGTGTCCCTGGCCACCTACCGTGCCGACACGTGCCGACTGACCTTCGGCGACTCCGGCGGCGTCGAGATCCACCACGGTCCGGAGCGTCGCGCGTCCTGA
- a CDS encoding ROK family transcriptional regulator: MGRLTGGDPSLLRRINSAVVLHALRATDHATLTEVTRVTGLSRPTVEGVVEGLVEAGLVVEQAAEEGAARRQGRPARHYRFRAEAGHLLGLDVGSHQVTALLADLDGRVLGSLSREISEAASADDRLERLRSTVAELLRRSGVSRASLRAVGVGSPGVIEADGAVRLCAALPQWTGLNLGERLSRSFKCSVLVENDANAAAVAEHWKGAAAESDDVVFVLAGLSPGAGSLIGGRLHRGYGGAAGEIGALHLLGREATPEALLSTTGEPLHPLDEQAVAEVFKHAREGDERAREAVDRFIQRLVHDVTALVLALDPELVVVGGWATGIDDVLDPLRDELARYCLRPPRVALSRLGETAVAMGALRLALDHVEEQLFAVEGTVTARR; this comes from the coding sequence TTGGGGCGACTGACCGGCGGGGATCCCTCTCTGCTCCGCAGGATCAACTCGGCCGTGGTGCTGCACGCGCTGCGGGCCACGGACCACGCGACACTCACCGAGGTCACCCGGGTCACCGGCCTGTCCCGGCCCACGGTCGAGGGCGTCGTCGAGGGGCTGGTCGAGGCCGGGCTGGTGGTCGAGCAGGCCGCCGAGGAAGGTGCCGCCCGGCGGCAGGGGCGGCCGGCGAGGCACTACCGGTTCCGGGCGGAGGCGGGCCATCTGCTGGGCCTGGACGTGGGCTCGCACCAGGTGACCGCACTGCTCGCGGACCTCGACGGCAGGGTGCTGGGCTCCCTGTCCAGGGAGATCTCCGAGGCGGCGTCGGCGGACGACCGGCTGGAGCGGCTGCGCTCGACCGTGGCCGAGCTGCTGCGCAGGTCCGGTGTCTCGCGGGCCTCGCTGCGGGCGGTCGGTGTCGGCAGCCCGGGGGTCATCGAGGCCGACGGCGCCGTTCGCCTGTGCGCGGCCCTGCCGCAGTGGACGGGCCTGAACCTGGGCGAGCGGCTGAGCCGCTCCTTCAAGTGCTCCGTCCTGGTCGAGAACGACGCCAACGCGGCGGCGGTCGCCGAGCACTGGAAGGGCGCGGCCGCCGAGTCCGACGACGTGGTGTTCGTGCTGGCGGGGCTGAGCCCGGGCGCCGGTTCGCTGATCGGCGGACGGCTGCACCGGGGCTACGGCGGCGCGGCCGGCGAGATCGGCGCGCTGCACCTGCTGGGCCGCGAGGCCACCCCGGAGGCGCTGCTGTCGACCACGGGCGAGCCTCTGCATCCGCTCGACGAGCAGGCGGTCGCCGAGGTCTTCAAGCACGCGCGCGAGGGCGACGAGCGGGCCCGCGAGGCCGTCGACCGCTTCATACAGCGGCTCGTGCACGACGTGACGGCCCTGGTCCTCGCCCTCGACCCCGAACTCGTCGTCGTCGGCGGCTGGGCGACCGGTATCGACGACGTCCTCGACCCCCTCCGCGACGAGCTGGCCCGCTACTGCCTGCGCCCGCCCCGCGTCGCCCTCTCCCGGCTGGGCGAGACGGCCGTAGCCATGGGCGCGCTCCGTCTCGCCCTGGACCATGTCGAGGAACAGCTGTTCGCGGTGGAGGGCACGGTGACGGCGCGGCGCTGA
- the mug gene encoding G/U mismatch-specific DNA glycosylase: MPDVTADGLRVLFCGINPGLMTAASGHHFARPGNRFWPVLHLSGFTPRLLKPSEQGELPSYGLGITNVVARATARADELTAQEYVEGGRLLTAKVERLRPRWLAVVGVSAYRAAFGDRKAAVGPQERTIGTSRVWVLPNPSGLNAHWTAATMAEEFGRLRAAAEG; encoded by the coding sequence GTGCCGGATGTCACCGCGGACGGCCTCCGGGTCCTTTTCTGCGGCATCAACCCGGGGCTGATGACGGCCGCTTCGGGCCATCACTTCGCCCGCCCCGGCAACCGTTTCTGGCCCGTACTGCATCTGTCCGGCTTCACGCCCCGCCTCCTGAAGCCGTCCGAGCAGGGCGAACTGCCGTCGTACGGGCTCGGCATCACCAACGTCGTCGCGCGGGCGACGGCACGCGCCGACGAGCTGACGGCGCAGGAGTACGTCGAGGGCGGGCGTCTGCTGACCGCCAAGGTGGAACGGCTCCGGCCGCGCTGGCTCGCGGTGGTCGGGGTGAGCGCCTACCGGGCCGCCTTCGGCGACCGCAAGGCCGCCGTCGGCCCGCAGGAGCGGACGATCGGGACCTCGCGCGTGTGGGTGCTGCCCAACCCCAGCGGGCTGAACGCGCATTGGACGGCGGCGACGATGGCGGAAGAGTTCGGGCGGCTGCGGGCGGCGGCGGAGGGCTGA
- the purB gene encoding adenylosuccinate lyase — MTSAPAKPRIPNVLAGRYASAELATLWSPEQKVRLERQLWLAVLRAQKDLGIEVPEAALADYERVLDTVDLASVAEREKVTRHDVKARIEEFNDLAGHEHVHKGMTSRDLTENVEQLQIRLSLELVRDRTVAVLARLGKLAGEYGELVMAGRSHNVAAQATTLGKRFATAADELLVAYGRVEELLGRYPLRGIKGPVGTAQDMLDLLGGDAAKLAELEDRIAGHLGFAQAFTSVGQVYPRSLDYDVVTALVQVAAAPSSLAKTIRLMAGHELVTEGFKPGQVGSSAMPHKMNTRSCERVNGLMVILRGYASMTGELAGDQWNEGDVSCSVVRRVALPDAFFALDGLLETFLTVLDEFGAFPAVVARELDRYLPFLATTKVLMGAVRAGVGREVAHEAIKENAVASALAMREQGAERNELLDKLAADDRIPLDRAQLDALMADKLSFTGAAADQVAVVVGRIEEIVKQRPEAAGYTPGAIL; from the coding sequence GTGACTTCCGCGCCAGCCAAGCCCCGCATCCCCAACGTCCTCGCCGGACGCTACGCCTCCGCCGAGCTCGCCACGCTCTGGTCGCCCGAGCAGAAGGTGAGGCTCGAGCGGCAGCTCTGGCTGGCCGTGCTCCGGGCGCAGAAGGACCTCGGTATCGAGGTGCCGGAGGCGGCCCTCGCCGACTACGAGCGGGTTCTCGACACCGTCGACCTGGCCTCCGTCGCGGAGCGCGAGAAGGTCACGCGGCACGACGTGAAGGCGCGGATCGAGGAGTTCAACGACCTCGCCGGGCACGAGCACGTCCACAAGGGCATGACCTCCCGCGACCTCACCGAGAACGTCGAGCAGCTGCAGATCCGGCTCTCCCTGGAGCTGGTGCGCGACCGTACGGTGGCCGTGCTGGCCCGGCTCGGCAAGCTGGCCGGTGAGTACGGCGAGCTGGTCATGGCCGGCCGCTCGCACAACGTGGCCGCGCAGGCCACCACCCTCGGCAAGCGGTTCGCGACCGCCGCCGACGAGCTGCTCGTGGCGTACGGCCGGGTCGAGGAGCTGCTCGGCCGCTACCCGCTGCGCGGCATCAAGGGCCCGGTGGGCACGGCCCAGGACATGCTGGACCTGCTGGGCGGCGACGCGGCCAAGCTGGCGGAGCTGGAGGACCGGATCGCCGGGCACCTCGGCTTCGCACAGGCGTTCACCTCGGTCGGCCAGGTCTACCCGCGCTCGCTGGACTACGACGTGGTGACCGCGCTGGTGCAGGTGGCGGCGGCGCCGTCCTCGCTGGCGAAGACGATCCGGCTGATGGCCGGGCACGAGCTGGTGACCGAGGGCTTCAAGCCGGGCCAGGTCGGCTCCTCCGCCATGCCGCACAAGATGAACACCCGCTCCTGCGAGCGCGTCAACGGCCTCATGGTCATCCTGCGCGGCTACGCCTCGATGACCGGCGAGCTGGCGGGCGACCAGTGGAACGAGGGCGACGTGTCCTGCTCGGTGGTCCGCCGGGTCGCGCTGCCGGACGCCTTCTTCGCGCTGGACGGCCTGCTGGAGACGTTCCTGACCGTCCTCGACGAGTTCGGCGCCTTCCCGGCCGTCGTCGCCCGTGAGCTGGACCGCTACCTGCCCTTCCTCGCCACGACCAAGGTGCTGATGGGCGCGGTGCGCGCGGGTGTCGGCCGCGAGGTCGCGCACGAGGCCATCAAGGAGAACGCCGTCGCCTCCGCGCTCGCCATGCGCGAGCAGGGTGCCGAGCGCAACGAACTCCTCGACAAGCTCGCCGCCGACGACCGCATCCCGCTGGACCGTGCCCAACTGGACGCGCTCATGGCCGACAAGCTCTCCTTCACGGGCGCCGCCGCCGACCAGGTCGCCGTCGTCGTCGGCCGTATCGAGGAGATCGTGAAGCAGCGTCCGGAGGCCGCCGGTTACACGCCGGGGGCGATCCTCTGA
- a CDS encoding DUF4326 domain-containing protein, whose amino-acid sequence MATTVINLKGRIRDFGPRLEFAPSDLVYIGRRWTMGHWDLPRHPLFNPFQYDTEKKKRDGTRAEVMAKYREYLTSDPELMALVPALRGKTLACWCAPEPCHGDVLAEIADGL is encoded by the coding sequence GTGGCCACGACCGTGATCAACCTCAAGGGCCGTATCCGCGACTTCGGCCCCCGGCTGGAATTCGCCCCCAGCGACCTGGTGTACATCGGCCGCCGCTGGACCATGGGCCACTGGGACCTGCCGCGGCATCCGCTGTTCAACCCGTTCCAGTACGACACCGAGAAGAAGAAGCGCGACGGGACCCGGGCCGAGGTGATGGCCAAGTACCGGGAGTACCTGACGTCCGACCCCGAGCTGATGGCCCTCGTACCGGCGCTGCGCGGCAAGACACTGGCATGCTGGTGCGCGCCCGAGCCCTGCCACGGGGACGTGCTGGCGGAGATCGCGGACGGGCTGTGA
- a CDS encoding SGNH/GDSL hydrolase family protein, with the protein MQTNPTYSSLVTVGDSFTEGMSDLLPDGSYRGWADLLAGRMAARTPGFRYANLAVRGKLIGQIVAEQVDVAAAMEPDVITLVGGLNDTLRPKCDMGRVRALLEEAVERLAPSCKQLVLMRSPGRQGPVLERFRPRMEELFACVDGLAARHGALVVDLYGAPSLADPRMWDVDRLHLTPDGHRRVAEAVWQTLGYEAEDPEWRTPIPLTSPPGWAARQVAHARFARQYLAPWIVRRLTGRSSGDGMPAKRPELLPYEGPLA; encoded by the coding sequence ATGCAGACGAATCCCACGTACTCCAGCCTTGTCACGGTCGGCGACTCCTTCACCGAGGGGATGTCCGACCTCCTCCCCGACGGTTCCTACCGGGGCTGGGCGGACCTCCTCGCCGGCCGGATGGCCGCTCGCACGCCCGGTTTCCGGTACGCCAACCTCGCGGTGCGCGGAAAGCTGATCGGCCAGATCGTCGCCGAGCAGGTGGACGTCGCCGCCGCGATGGAGCCGGACGTGATCACGCTGGTCGGCGGCCTGAACGACACGCTCCGGCCCAAGTGCGACATGGGCCGGGTGCGGGCCCTGCTGGAGGAGGCCGTGGAGCGCCTCGCCCCCTCCTGCAAGCAGCTCGTCCTGATGCGCAGCCCGGGCCGCCAGGGCCCCGTCCTGGAACGGTTCCGGCCGCGCATGGAGGAACTGTTCGCCTGCGTCGACGGGCTGGCCGCCCGGCACGGCGCCCTCGTCGTCGACCTGTACGGCGCACCCTCCCTCGCCGACCCCCGTATGTGGGACGTGGACCGGCTGCACCTGACGCCCGACGGACACCGCCGGGTCGCCGAGGCGGTCTGGCAGACGCTCGGCTACGAGGCCGAGGACCCGGAGTGGCGGACGCCGATCCCCCTGACGTCCCCGCCCGGATGGGCCGCCCGCCAGGTGGCCCACGCGCGGTTCGCCCGCCAGTACCTCGCGCCGTGGATCGTCCGCCGTCTCACCGGCCGCTCCTCGGGCGACGGCATGCCGGCGAAGAGGCCCGAGTTGCTGCCCTACGAGGGGCCGCTAGCGTAG
- a CDS encoding hemolysin family protein has protein sequence MTAVQLLIGFATLVVNAFFVGAEFALISVRRSQIEPYAEQGDRRAHSVLWGLQHVSALMAAAQLGITLCTLVLGVVAEPAIAHLLEPLFHAVGVPEGAGHVISFVIALTLATYLHMLLGEMVPKNIALAEPVRSALLLGPPLVTLSRALRPVIFTVNAFANTLLKLMRVETKDEVTATFSDTELARLVRDSSEAGLIDDRAQERLRDALELGRRPVRDVVLPLERVVYAGMGVTPEELERLSAESGFSRFPVVDEGRRIVGYLHVKDALDATPRDVPFSVRDMRSIARVRETTPLDDVLTAMRRSRTHLAAVLGADGRLAGIVTMEDVLRELFGQPAV, from the coding sequence ATGACCGCCGTCCAGCTGCTGATCGGTTTCGCGACGCTGGTCGTCAACGCCTTCTTCGTGGGCGCCGAGTTCGCCCTGATCTCGGTCCGCCGCAGCCAGATCGAGCCGTACGCCGAACAGGGCGACCGGCGGGCGCACAGCGTGCTGTGGGGTCTGCAGCACGTGTCCGCGCTGATGGCGGCCGCGCAGCTCGGCATCACGCTGTGCACCCTGGTGCTCGGTGTGGTCGCGGAGCCCGCGATCGCGCACCTGCTGGAGCCGCTGTTCCACGCCGTGGGCGTGCCGGAGGGCGCGGGCCACGTGATCTCCTTCGTGATCGCCCTGACGCTCGCCACGTATCTGCACATGCTGCTCGGCGAGATGGTCCCGAAGAACATCGCCCTGGCCGAGCCGGTGCGCAGCGCCCTGCTGCTCGGCCCGCCGCTGGTGACGCTGTCGCGGGCGCTGCGCCCGGTGATCTTCACGGTCAACGCCTTCGCGAACACCCTGCTCAAGCTCATGCGGGTCGAGACGAAGGACGAGGTGACGGCGACCTTCTCGGACACCGAACTCGCCCGCCTGGTCCGGGACTCCAGCGAGGCGGGGCTGATCGACGACCGCGCGCAGGAGCGGCTGCGGGACGCGCTGGAACTGGGCCGGCGCCCGGTGCGCGACGTCGTGCTCCCGCTGGAGCGAGTCGTGTACGCGGGCATGGGGGTCACCCCGGAGGAGCTGGAGCGGCTGTCGGCCGAGTCCGGGTTCTCCCGCTTCCCGGTGGTCGACGAGGGGCGCCGGATCGTGGGCTATCTCCATGTGAAGGACGCGCTCGACGCGACCCCGCGCGACGTGCCGTTCTCCGTGCGGGACATGCGGTCCATCGCCCGGGTCCGGGAGACGACACCGCTGGACGACGTGCTCACGGCGATGCGCCGCAGCCGGACGCACCTGGCGGCCGTGCTGGGGGCGGACGGCCGGCTCGCGGGGATCGTGACCATGGAGGACGTGCTGCGGGAGCTGTTCGGGCAGCCGGCCGTGTGA